Proteins from one Antennarius striatus isolate MH-2024 chromosome 12, ASM4005453v1, whole genome shotgun sequence genomic window:
- the me3 gene encoding NADP-dependent malic enzyme, mitochondrial, which produces MNSLPGRAALLLCRRTAAGGTRPSAGAPWPLGAGPMPSLQWVRVCHSGAKPKRSVSTKKRGYDITRNPHLNKGMAFTFEERLQLGIHGLLPPCFLSQDVQVLRVMKSYETRSNPLDKYILLMTLQDRNEKLFYRLLTSDIEKFMPIVYTPTVGLACQQYGLAFRRPRGLFITIHDRGHIATMLNSWPEENIKAIVVTDGERILGLGDLGSYGMGIPVGKLALYTACGGVGPQQCLPVLLDVGTNNQNLLDDPLYIGLKHRRIRGKEYDELIDEFMQAVTDKYGMDCLIQFEDFANSNAFRILNKYRNQYCTFNDDIQGTASVAVAGILAALRITKNKLLDHTFVFQGAGEAALGIAHLLIMAMAKEGLTKEEAAKRIWMVDSKGLIVKGRGHLNHEKEEFAHDHPHLKTLEEVVHTIKPTAIIGVAAIAGAFTEKIIKDMASYNERPIIFALSNPTSKAECTAEQCYQLTEGRGIFASGSPFDKVVLADGRTFYPGQGNNAYVFPGVALGVIACRVRHINDDVFLTTAEAIADMVTEEHLAEGRLYPPLSNIREVSFKIAVKLVNYAYRHSMASVYPEPKDKEAFVLSHIYSPDYDSFTLDTYSWPQEALTVQDV; this is translated from the exons ATGAACTCTCTCCCAGGAAGAGCCGCACTGCTTCTGTGCAGGCGCACGGCTGCGGGCGGGACGCGTCCGTCCGCCGGCGCCCCGTGGCCCCTCGGTGCGGGTCCGATGCCCTCCCTCCAGTGGGTGCGGGTCTGCCACTCCGGGGCTAAACCCAAGCGCAGCGTCAGCACCAAGAAGAGGGGATATGACATCACCAGAAACCCCCACCTCAACAAG GGAATGGCGTTCACCTTTGAGGAGCGCTTGCAGCTGGGCATCCACGGCCTGCTGCCCCCCTGCTTCCTGTCCCAGGACGTCCAGGTGCTGCGGGTCATGAAGAGCTACGAGACGCGCTCCAACCCTCTAGACAA GTACATCCTGCTGATGACGCTGCAGGACAGGAACGAGAAGCTGTTCTACCGTCTGCTGACGTCCGACATCGAGAAGTTCATGCCCATCGTCTACACTCCCACCGTGGGCCTGGCCTGTCAGCAGTACGGACTGGCCTTCAGGAGGCCGCG AGGACTCTTCATCACCATCCACGATAGAGGTCACATCGCCACCATGCTGAACTCCTGGCCTGAAGAAAACATAAAG GCCATCGTGGTGACGGACGGGGAGCGTATTCTCGGCCTCGGTGACCTGGGCAGCTACGGGATGGGCATCCCCGTGGGGAAGTTGGCGCTCTACACAGCCTGCGGTGGCGTCGGGCCGCAGCAGTGCCTCCCTGTGCTGCTGGACGTCGGCACCAACAACCAG aacCTCCTTGACGATCCGCTGTACATCGGACTGAAACACCGGAGGATCAGAGGAAAGGAATACGACGAGCTGATCGACGAGTTCATGCAGGCAGTGACAGACAA GTACGGTATGGACTGCCTCATACAGTTTGAGGATTTCGCCAACAGTAACGCCTTTCGCATCCTCAACAAGTACAGGAATCAGTACTGTACCTTCAACGACGACATCCAAG gcACAGCCTCAGTTGCCGTTGCTGGCATCTTAGCTGCTCTGAGGATCACCAAGAACAAACTGTTAGACcacacatttgttttccaggGAGCAGGCGAG GCCGCTCTGGGTATTGCTCACCTCCTCATTATGGCCATGGCCAAAGAGGGACTGACTAAAGAAGAGGCCGCCAAGAGGATCTGGATGGTGGACTCCAAAGGGCTCATTGTGAAG GGGCGAGGCCATCTTAACCACGAAAAGGAGGAGTTTGCACATGACCACCCTCACCTGAAGACCCTGGAGGAGGTCGTCCATACTATAAAGCCCACTGCAATTATAG GCGTGGCTGCGATCGCAGGAGCATTTACTGAGAAGATTATCAAAGACATGGCGTCCTACAACGAGAGACCGATCATCTTTGCCCTCAGTAATCCCACCAGTAAGGCGGAGTGTACAGCCGAGCAGTGCTACCAGCTGACGGAG GGCCGGGGGATCTTTGCCAGCGGAAGCCCGTTCGATAAGGTGGTTCTGGCTGATGGGCGCACCTTCTACCCCGGCCAGGGAAACAACGCCTACGTCTTCCCCGGAGTGGCCCTGGGGGTCATAGCCTGTCGAGTGCGTCACATCAACGATGACGTCTTCCTCACCACAGCAGAG GCGATTGCTGACATGGTGACGGAGGAGCACCTGGCGGAGGGAAGACTCTACCCCCCCCTCAGCAACATCAGAGAGGTGTCCTTCAAGATTGCGGTGAAG CTTGTCAACTATGCATACAGACACAGCATGGCTTCTGTTTACCCGGAGCCTAAAGACAAGGAGGCGTTTGTTCTGTCTCACATCTACAGTCCTGATTATGACTCCTTCACTCTGGACACGTACTCCTGGCCTCAGGAGGCCCTGACGGTCCAGGACGTGTAG
- the ildr1b gene encoding immunoglobulin-like domain-containing receptor 1b: protein MGNMILMALLLAHLPTELLSVQVTVPERERRTMLFASVTLRCDFTTTANPQNVLVVWRFKSFCKDPVLEYYSTAFQAALQLGQDPANDCPDQQRTIRTVIQKSGQNQPILGVDYRQRKITIQNGADLVIEEVMWWDNGVYFCNVDAPGDTTGDSDSEVILIVYHWLTVLLIILGFLLLFILLGVCCCQCCPQKCCCYVRCPCCPQTCCCPEKAVMQYRMIREAQKAMVPWVNGQPIYAPISSNASSQGVPILHSGSFSDYPVKQNFAMAPMQLSPVALQQQPPAPPPVLHLNSSVQGSSRGSGQVLDYLENQVRGLEVGAPQMARYSAHNMPPLQPHLQPQPAPAAVPYTPGPPSMLSALDDLGVRGVERRVITLPPIIQRVPSFSSRRGAGGGNGAKSGPRLSSQSSGSTSRSGGRLPGNSRSYRDVSPPRRGSSREYSDDSEWENRRGRAPYRDSRNDRRGGGSRPRAHSRDDLMEELRSRTSRRERSYSPPQRRTDIWSSDEGHGKKGKGGKWKDWPEKPPSYFSIENHLDQSNSRRNYHHLSDRSSRSSNSVVI, encoded by the exons ATGGGAAATATGATACTGATGGCGCTCCTGCTGGCTCACCTGCCGACAG AGCTGCTGTCCGTCCAAGTGACAgtgccagagagagagaggagaaccATGCTGTTTGCTTCGGTGACCCTACGCTGCGACTTCACGACCACAGCTAACCCTCAGAACGTCCTGGTGGTCTGGAGGTTCAAGTCTTTCTGTAAAGACCCCGTGCTGGAGTACTACTCCACTG CCTTCCAGGCTGCCCTGCAGCTGGGTCAGGACCCCGCCAACGACTGCCCCGATCAGCAGCGCACGATCCGCACCGTGATCCAGAAGAGTGGCCAGAATCAGCCCATCCTGGGCGTGGACTACAGACAACGCAAGATTACCATTCAAAACG GGGCTGACCTGGTGATCGAAGAGGTGATGTGGTGGGATAACGGCGTGTATTTCTGCAATGTCGACGCTCCTGGCGACACCACAGGCGACTCAGACAGTGAAGTCATCCTCATCGTTTACC ACTGGCTGACGGTCCTGTTGATCATCCTCGGTTTTCTactcctcttcatccttttgGGCGTTTGTTGCTGTCAGTGCTGCCCTCAGAAGTGCTGCTGTTACGTCCGCTGTCCGTGTTGTCCACAGACATGCTGCTGCCCTGAGAAAG CTGTGATGCAGTACAGGATGATTCGAGAGGCCCAGAAAGCGATGGTTCCGTGGGTGAATGGCCAACCCATCTACGCTCCTATCAGCTCCAATGCCTCCTCCCAGGGTGTTCCTATACTCCATTCAG GTTCGTTTTCCGACTATCCCGTCAAACAGAACTTTGCCATGGCCCCCATGCAGCTGTCTCCCGtggcgctgcagcagcagcctcctgctcctcctcctgtgctccACTTGAACAGCAGCGTCCAGGGCAGCAGTCGAGGATCTGGCCAGGTGTTGGACTACTTAGAGAACCAGGTGAGGGGGCTGGAGGTGGGGGCACCTCAGATGGCGCGTTACAGTGCCCACAACATGCCCCCGTTACAACCACACCTCCAGCCCCAGCCGGCCCCTGCAGCAGTCCCCTACACACCCGGGCCCCCGAGCATGCTGTCAGCCCTGGATGACTTGGGGGTCAGAGGGGTCGAGAGGAGGGTGATCACCCTGCCTCCCATTATCCAGCGAGTACCGAGTTTTTCCTCACgcagaggggctggagggggAAACGGCGCCAAAAGCGGACCCAGATTATCCAGCCAGTCCAGCGGGAGTACGAGCCGCTCCGGGGGACGTCTCCCAGGCAACAGTCGAAGCTATAGAGACGTCTCCCCTCCCAGACGGGGGAGTTCACGCGAGTACAGCGATGACTCGGAGTGGGAGaacaggagaggaagagcaCCGTACCGGGACTCAAGGAACgacaggagaggaggggggtCCCGACCTCGTGCTCACAGTCGTGACGATCTGATGGAGGAGCTGCGCAGCAGGACGTccaggagggagaggagctACTCGCCCCCCCAGCGCCGCACAGATATCTGGAGCTCAGATGAGGGGCACGgcaagaaaggaaaaggaggcAAGTGGAAAGATTGGCCGGAGAAGCCCCCCAGCTACTTCTCCATCGAGAACCATCTCGACCAGAGCAACAGTCGGAGGAACTACCACCACCTCTCT GATAGAAGCTCCCGTAGCAGCAACAGCGTAGTCATCTGA